From one Butyricimonas faecihominis genomic stretch:
- a CDS encoding carbohydrate kinase family protein, with translation MNDIIVGIGEVLWDVFPEGKRIGGAPANFAYHMSQFGFDSRVVSAVGEDVLGDEILENFNGKGLRYWVERVPFPTGIVEVTLDGEGIPCYEIKQGVAWDNVPYTPELDRLACQVRCVCFGSLAQRNVVTRATLNRFLEAMSGRAYKVFDINLRQHFYTVEVLKDSLARCNILKLNDEELGILSDLLELSEESVEKRCREMMDRFDLEVLILTCGVQGSYVFAGDIRSFLDTPHVKVADTVGAGDSFTAAFCAAVLKGRSMVEAHRFAVEVSAFVCSQTGAMPMLPDELKGWL, from the coding sequence ATGAATGATATTATCGTGGGAATCGGAGAGGTTCTTTGGGATGTGTTTCCGGAAGGAAAAAGGATTGGCGGTGCTCCTGCTAATTTTGCTTATCATATGTCGCAATTCGGTTTTGATAGCCGGGTGGTGAGTGCTGTGGGGGAAGATGTGTTGGGAGATGAGATTCTGGAAAATTTTAACGGGAAGGGGCTACGCTATTGGGTGGAACGAGTGCCTTTCCCGACGGGTATCGTTGAAGTTACGCTGGATGGAGAGGGGATTCCTTGTTACGAAATAAAACAGGGCGTGGCGTGGGATAACGTGCCGTACACCCCAGAACTTGATCGATTGGCTTGTCAGGTTCGTTGTGTTTGTTTTGGGTCTCTGGCGCAACGGAATGTGGTGACTCGTGCAACGTTGAACCGATTTTTGGAGGCTATGTCCGGGAGGGCGTATAAAGTTTTTGATATAAATCTTCGTCAGCATTTTTACACGGTAGAGGTTTTGAAAGATTCTTTGGCCCGATGTAATATATTGAAATTGAATGATGAAGAATTGGGTATTTTATCCGATTTATTAGAATTGTCGGAAGAATCGGTAGAAAAGAGGTGTAGGGAGATGATGGATCGGTTTGATCTGGAGGTGTTGATACTTACGTGTGGGGTGCAGGGAAGTTACGTGTTTGCGGGTGATATACGGTCATTTCTGGATACCCCTCATGTGAAGGTGGCAGACACGGTGGGAGCCGGGGATTCTTTCACGGCAGCATTTTGTGCTGCGGTTTTGAAAGGGAGATCAATGGTTGAGGCTCATCGTTTTGCCGTGGAGGTTTCCGCTTTTGTTTGTAGTCAGACGGGGGCAATGCCGATGTTGCCCGATGAGCTGAAAGGGTGGCTTTAA
- a CDS encoding SH3 domain-containing protein, which yields MKYCFLLLCIFFSLVVDALDYRVVSRGSLHVRSGAGSEFDVIGKLASKDTVHVLKMEGTWAQVEFDGKQAYVSKKYIMPLRGTKQQSADDFFRGLWGLFKQGPISYLPLLILLTLCFTLLVRRMFRDSLEIKWIVGGLGLVAIGVMELIFFFGYNGLPWFCFPDEVGWLWTVVNFFLYGFVLLKQLLLNLQVIREICHESGYNLSVGVYSYVVAVILAIIFYLADVDMGVYLICGFLVARCVQIVMNYFIIRNFWRASIVSILFLLGSVSLIASSIFFIGVVILLAIGLFIAGSGDRHYYVVYRY from the coding sequence ATGAAATATTGTTTTTTATTACTCTGTATTTTTTTTTCATTAGTTGTGGATGCTCTAGATTACCGGGTGGTTTCACGTGGTTCTCTTCATGTTCGTTCCGGTGCGGGAAGCGAGTTTGATGTGATTGGAAAATTAGCTTCTAAAGATACGGTCCACGTGTTGAAAATGGAGGGAACATGGGCGCAAGTAGAGTTTGATGGAAAACAGGCTTATGTCAGTAAAAAGTATATTATGCCGCTTAGGGGAACGAAACAACAATCTGCTGACGACTTTTTTCGTGGATTATGGGGATTGTTTAAACAGGGACCGATTAGTTATTTGCCTTTACTGATTCTATTGACGTTATGCTTTACTTTGCTGGTTCGACGGATGTTTCGTGATTCTCTGGAAATAAAATGGATTGTGGGGGGCCTCGGACTTGTAGCTATCGGCGTCATGGAACTTATTTTTTTCTTCGGTTACAATGGTTTACCGTGGTTCTGCTTTCCTGATGAGGTCGGTTGGCTTTGGACGGTTGTCAACTTTTTTCTATATGGTTTTGTCTTGTTAAAGCAACTTCTATTAAATCTTCAAGTTATTCGTGAGATTTGCCATGAATCCGGGTATAATTTGAGTGTGGGTGTTTATTCCTATGTCGTTGCGGTCATTTTGGCGATTATTTTTTACTTGGCTGATGTGGATATGGGAGTGTATTTAATTTGTGGATTCTTGGTGGCTCGGTGCGTGCAAATTGTGATGAACTACTTTATAATCCGGAATTTCTGGAGAGCCTCGATTGTCTCTATTTTGTTTCTTTTGGGATCGGTTTCGCTCATCGCTTCTTCCATTTTTTTTATTGGCGTAGTTATTTTACTCGCTATCGGTTTGTTCATAGCGGGATCGGGAGATAGGCATTATTATGTTGTGTATCGTTATTAA
- a CDS encoding class I SAM-dependent methyltransferase — translation MKENKYDDEKFFHQYSQMSRSMDGLKGAGEWHALQKILPDFQGKRVLDLGCGFGWHCQYAIEHGAVHALGIDLSHKMLEEATKRNNSPRIEYKCMAIEDFDYTLESYDIVISSLTFHYLESFPDICEKVRRCLTPGGTFVFSVEHPVFTAYGSQDWYYDEQGNILHWPVDRYFSEGKREAIFLGENVTKFHKTLTTYVNGLIQNGFEITGLVEPEPDKTLLDSIPGMRDELRRPMMLIISSIKK, via the coding sequence ATGAAAGAAAATAAATACGATGACGAGAAATTCTTCCATCAATATAGTCAAATGTCCCGTTCCATGGATGGCCTAAAAGGAGCCGGAGAATGGCACGCATTACAAAAAATACTCCCGGACTTCCAAGGGAAACGAGTACTGGATTTAGGCTGTGGTTTCGGGTGGCATTGTCAATATGCTATTGAACATGGCGCAGTCCACGCCTTGGGAATTGATCTTTCACACAAAATGTTGGAAGAGGCCACCAAACGAAACAACTCTCCTCGCATCGAATACAAATGTATGGCGATCGAAGACTTCGATTACACGCTAGAGAGCTATGACATCGTCATCAGTTCTCTAACCTTTCATTATTTGGAATCATTCCCGGATATTTGCGAGAAGGTACGCCGATGCCTCACTCCCGGTGGCACCTTTGTTTTCTCCGTCGAGCATCCCGTGTTCACGGCTTACGGCAGTCAAGACTGGTACTATGACGAGCAAGGAAACATCCTCCACTGGCCGGTAGACCGCTATTTCTCGGAAGGAAAACGAGAGGCCATTTTCTTGGGCGAAAACGTGACCAAATTCCACAAGACACTAACCACCTATGTAAATGGGCTTATCCAAAACGGTTTCGAAATCACCGGACTCGTGGAACCTGAACCAGATAAAACTCTTTTGGATTCCATTCCGGGTATGCGTGACGAGTTACGACGTCCCATGATGTTAATCATCTCCTCAATCAAGAAATAA
- a CDS encoding flavodoxin family protein yields the protein MKVIAINGSPHPQGNTFHALKTIGEELKKENIEFEILQVGSQNIHGCMGCNMCFRNKNEKCVITTDSFNELLQKIKDVDGIILGSPVHFSGIAGTMKCFLDRAFYVSGANGNWFRHKVGAAIVAVRRSGGSHTLDGLYHYLTYSEMLIPSSNYWNIIHGLKAGEAIQDAEGNQIMRVLGKNMAWLLKMREQTKDILATPETETKIMTNFIR from the coding sequence ATGAAAGTAATAGCAATCAACGGAAGTCCCCACCCACAGGGGAACACCTTCCATGCTTTAAAAACCATTGGTGAGGAATTAAAAAAAGAAAACATAGAGTTTGAAATACTCCAAGTCGGGAGCCAGAATATTCACGGGTGCATGGGATGCAATATGTGTTTCCGGAACAAAAACGAGAAATGCGTAATCACAACCGACTCATTCAACGAACTACTACAAAAGATCAAAGACGTTGACGGCATTATCCTAGGTTCACCCGTTCATTTTTCCGGTATCGCCGGAACCATGAAATGCTTTCTCGACCGGGCATTCTACGTTTCCGGGGCTAATGGCAACTGGTTCCGTCACAAGGTCGGTGCAGCAATTGTTGCTGTTCGTCGTTCAGGAGGTTCGCACACACTTGACGGGCTGTATCATTATCTCACGTATTCTGAAATGCTTATTCCCTCATCTAATTACTGGAACATCATCCACGGGTTGAAAGCCGGAGAGGCCATTCAAGATGCAGAAGGAAACCAAATCATGCGAGTACTTGGGAAAAACATGGCATGGCTACTGAAAATGAGAGAGCAAACAAAAGATATACTTGCAACCCCGGAAACTGAAACCAAAATAATGACAAACTTTATCCGGTAA
- a CDS encoding uracil-xanthine permease family protein — protein MKYELNDKPGILPMLMYGLQWWIVSLPCVVIMGIIVSQLHYTDVAEQTFYLQKLFGIMGIAMIVQVLWGHRLPLIIGPASVLLIGILSTVSSGIPAVYTGIMVGGLVLTVLAYSGLLGKLQFVFTPRIVTVILILIAFTLTPVILKLVLGDAIHALFNLFFTLVMVLALVIGNKLLRGIWKSTTVLWGIVGGVLVYYGVFGFPTLVSTGAGIIPEQATVFNFPLNFEAGTILAFLFCYIALIVNELGSIQAVGHMLQADQMDQRTTRGVGIVGVTNVLSGLFGVIGPVDYSMSPGVISATGCASRYTLLPAGAGLILCAFFPSVVGMLVTIPGVVMGAILLYLMATQLAAGLQMLVREKAITDFDSGVVVGLPLMVALLLSFAPEGVLNLIPSLFKPIVGNGFVMGVITVLIMEHLIFKKK, from the coding sequence ATGAAATACGAGTTGAATGATAAGCCGGGGATTTTACCCATGTTGATGTACGGGTTGCAGTGGTGGATTGTCTCTCTCCCTTGTGTGGTGATCATGGGAATTATTGTGTCGCAACTTCATTACACGGATGTGGCAGAACAGACATTTTATTTGCAAAAATTGTTCGGGATCATGGGGATAGCGATGATTGTACAGGTGTTGTGGGGACATCGGTTACCGCTGATCATTGGGCCGGCATCGGTGTTGCTAATTGGGATTTTGTCTACAGTGTCGTCGGGGATTCCGGCTGTTTACACGGGGATTATGGTGGGCGGTTTGGTTTTGACCGTGCTGGCATATAGCGGGTTATTGGGGAAGTTGCAATTCGTGTTTACGCCTCGTATCGTTACGGTGATCTTGATTTTGATCGCTTTCACGCTGACACCGGTGATCTTGAAACTGGTGTTGGGAGATGCGATACATGCCTTGTTTAATTTGTTTTTCACGCTGGTGATGGTGCTGGCTTTGGTGATCGGGAATAAATTATTACGGGGAATATGGAAGTCAACCACGGTGTTATGGGGAATTGTGGGGGGAGTGTTGGTGTATTACGGGGTGTTTGGATTCCCGACTCTGGTTTCAACGGGAGCTGGGATAATACCGGAACAAGCGACTGTTTTTAATTTCCCATTGAACTTCGAGGCGGGGACGATTCTGGCCTTCTTATTTTGTTATATAGCTTTGATTGTGAACGAGCTTGGTTCGATACAAGCCGTAGGACATATGTTACAGGCTGATCAAATGGATCAGCGTACCACACGAGGTGTCGGGATCGTAGGAGTGACGAACGTCCTGTCCGGTTTGTTCGGCGTGATAGGCCCGGTGGATTATTCCATGAGCCCGGGGGTGATTTCTGCCACGGGATGCGCTTCTCGCTATACCTTGTTACCTGCCGGGGCCGGGTTGATTTTGTGTGCTTTTTTCCCTTCTGTTGTGGGAATGCTGGTGACGATACCGGGCGTGGTGATGGGTGCGATTTTGCTCTACTTGATGGCAACGCAATTGGCCGCCGGGTTACAGATGTTGGTGAGGGAAAAGGCGATCACGGATTTTGATAGCGGGGTAGTCGTGGGGCTGCCGTTGATGGTTGCTTTGTTGTTGTCGTTTGCCCCGGAGGGAGTGTTGAATCTGATACCTTCTTTGTTCAAGCCGATCGTGGGGAATGGTTTCGTGATGGGGGTGATTACCGTGTTGATCATGGAACACTTGATCTTTAAGAAAAAATAA
- a CDS encoding MBL fold metallo-hydrolase codes for MKLIYIYHSGFALVGENFTVIIDYYKDSASQLLTGVVHDELLERPGKLYVLSSHSHADHFNPEVLEWKVMHPDVQYVFSTDILENGLARLNDACYLSKGETWLDGVLEVEAFGSTDLGISFLLRLDGKLIFHAGDLNNWHWKEESTEEEVCEAENTYLAELEILARRTDRMDLVMFPVDPRLGLEYMLGAKQFVDRFRVGMFVPMHFDEEYVRANAFREYAESRGVRFVELTYRGEEVKI; via the coding sequence ATGAAATTAATTTATATATACCATAGTGGTTTTGCCTTGGTGGGAGAGAATTTTACGGTAATCATTGATTATTATAAAGACTCGGCATCGCAACTGTTGACGGGAGTTGTACATGATGAGTTGCTCGAACGACCCGGAAAATTGTACGTGCTGTCCTCTCATTCTCATGCTGATCACTTTAACCCGGAGGTGTTGGAGTGGAAGGTGATGCATCCGGACGTTCAGTATGTTTTTTCAACGGATATTCTTGAAAATGGGTTGGCTCGATTGAATGATGCTTGTTATTTATCAAAAGGCGAGACTTGGTTGGATGGGGTGTTGGAGGTAGAGGCCTTCGGATCAACGGATTTAGGTATTTCTTTCCTTTTACGGCTGGATGGGAAATTGATTTTTCATGCCGGGGATTTGAATAACTGGCATTGGAAGGAGGAATCGACAGAAGAGGAAGTTTGTGAGGCGGAAAATACTTACTTGGCAGAATTGGAGATACTTGCCCGGAGAACAGACCGGATGGATCTTGTGATGTTTCCCGTTGATCCCCGGTTAGGACTGGAATATATGTTGGGAGCCAAGCAATTCGTGGATCGTTTTCGTGTGGGGATGTTTGTTCCGATGCATTTCGATGAAGAGTATGTCCGTGCCAATGCTTTTCGAGAATATGCGGAAAGCCGGGGCGTGCGTTTCGTGGAATTGACTTACAGGGGAGAAGAGGTTAAAATTTAG
- a CDS encoding PKD-like family lipoprotein, producing the protein MKKYMFLLAILSILQAGCYEDKGNYDYTTVDEVTIEGEYELVYRLKMGERLSIPMTLELNGFDESQLEFKWEFAIQNKLNPEYHLLSTSKDFDEEITLAPANYDLRYSIMNTATGLTTYKRFNVEVTDAISKYTYLLLCKVPGTTNEYDLSSANEFSRIGEPLYNLYSKTNGKNIQNAKSLFYFATSSSPYYDNCLVLKNDGAEKLSPFDLTWVADQSELFFEPKASCDIEFLLTDKNFSQYFIVADGKLHFCTTRYTPYKFGVEKSLPDNSDYYISNYGYFYDYYGSKYVFLDRKGGRFLLWENGAMNLSIVSSNQYYTIGELKDFSTLYMGQSCKKTLFALMKDQAGKVHKYDFGTDYTSGYPYKYVVLGHSVIPDEVELDKTSAVYPHPNSENIFYAVKDKIWLLNTATNTRILFHDFKDPDVNVVEMHIKDAYAYMMFIALNKGDKGYVYRFWISSNGMPQDPAEGLFPLPKEDDMIVPYEAMGPYDEIVDMEYKSKTW; encoded by the coding sequence ATGAAAAAATATATGTTTTTGTTAGCTATCCTGTCGATATTGCAGGCTGGATGCTACGAGGATAAAGGAAATTACGATTACACAACGGTGGACGAAGTAACCATAGAAGGGGAGTACGAGCTTGTTTATCGTTTGAAGATGGGGGAACGGTTGTCGATCCCTATGACATTGGAACTAAATGGTTTTGACGAATCACAATTAGAGTTTAAGTGGGAGTTTGCGATCCAGAATAAATTGAATCCGGAGTATCATTTACTTTCAACAAGTAAGGATTTTGATGAAGAAATTACATTGGCTCCGGCAAATTATGATTTACGATATTCAATTATGAATACAGCGACTGGGCTTACAACTTATAAACGTTTTAATGTTGAGGTAACGGACGCAATCAGTAAGTACACTTATTTATTATTGTGTAAGGTTCCGGGTACGACGAATGAGTATGATCTTTCATCTGCGAATGAGTTTTCCCGAATAGGAGAACCCCTGTATAATCTTTATTCAAAGACGAATGGTAAGAATATTCAAAATGCTAAATCTTTATTTTATTTTGCCACCTCTTCCAGTCCTTATTATGATAATTGCTTGGTGTTGAAAAATGACGGAGCTGAAAAGTTGAGTCCTTTTGATTTGACATGGGTTGCCGATCAATCAGAGTTATTTTTTGAACCAAAGGCAAGTTGTGATATTGAGTTTTTACTCACGGATAAGAATTTTAGTCAGTATTTTATTGTAGCTGATGGAAAACTACACTTTTGTACAACTCGCTATACTCCGTATAAGTTTGGTGTGGAAAAGTCATTACCGGATAATTCTGATTATTATATTTCGAATTATGGTTATTTCTATGATTATTATGGTTCAAAATATGTATTTCTAGATCGTAAAGGTGGACGCTTCTTATTATGGGAGAATGGTGCGATGAATTTAAGTATCGTATCTAGTAACCAGTATTATACTATAGGAGAATTAAAAGATTTTTCCACGCTTTATATGGGACAAAGTTGTAAAAAGACTCTTTTTGCACTTATGAAAGATCAGGCGGGTAAAGTACATAAATATGACTTTGGGACTGATTATACAAGTGGTTATCCATATAAGTATGTTGTACTTGGACATTCGGTGATTCCGGATGAGGTTGAATTGGATAAAACTTCCGCTGTGTATCCGCATCCTAATAGCGAGAATATATTTTATGCCGTGAAAGATAAAATATGGTTGTTGAATACGGCTACGAATACCCGAATATTGTTCCATGATTTTAAAGATCCTGATGTTAATGTAGTAGAGATGCATATCAAGGATGCGTATGCTTACATGATGTTTATAGCATTGAATAAAGGGGATAAAGGGTATGTTTATCGTTTTTGGATCAGTTCTAATGGAATGCCTCAAGATCCAGCAGAGGGACTGTTCCCATTACCGAAGGAGGATGATATGATTGTACCTTATGAAGCTATGGGACCATACGATGAAATTGTTGATATGGAATATAAGAGTAAAACTTGGTAG
- a CDS encoding sigma factor-like helix-turn-helix DNA-binding protein, protein MRSLVWEELDKALAELPDEQCVVFELNELQNFSFKEISESTGIPVNTLISRKRYAILYLRERLYNLHEELLDE, encoded by the coding sequence ATGCGCTCATTGGTCTGGGAAGAACTTGACAAAGCTTTGGCAGAACTTCCCGATGAACAATGCGTTGTATTCGAATTGAATGAATTACAGAACTTTTCATTCAAGGAAATATCAGAAAGTACTGGCATTCCCGTCAACACCCTTATTTCCCGGAAACGATACGCCATTCTCTATCTCCGGGAAAGACTTTACAATTTACACGAGGAACTGCTTGATGAATAA
- a CDS encoding tyrosine-protein phosphatase, which yields MKEYLLKMSKWCFVFAMLVGVLACSDDDSINTNLYSGTNISSYATIKADKESKKTSIEILKEGEWKVYGGENSNSILFDEPLLQGNTKGTTELNTGKYQLYCLEWAGGARTALGLRQLPMVGQSNFRDLGGYKTKDGRRVKWGLVFRSGKCNSLTEDDLAYLATIPLKTVIDFRSSSEQEAEPDKVPTTTVNCINYPIEPGNLSSIDVSDVIRRGGVEGAKQYLVDGNREFVISFQAEYKSFFKTLMEADKTPLMFHCTAGKDRAGFAAALFLAALGVDRETIIEDYMLTNELTGVTMEAMKALYGDNKMAECMYYISSVQKEYIEMALTTIDENYGGMDKFLVQQLGVDVEKLRKLYLY from the coding sequence ATGAAAGAGTATTTATTAAAAATGAGTAAGTGGTGTTTTGTTTTTGCCATGTTGGTTGGAGTGTTGGCTTGTTCAGATGATGATTCAATTAATACGAATTTGTATTCGGGGACGAATATAAGCTCTTATGCAACAATAAAGGCCGATAAAGAGTCTAAGAAAACCAGTATTGAAATATTAAAAGAGGGAGAGTGGAAAGTGTATGGCGGGGAAAATAGTAATTCTATTCTTTTTGATGAACCTTTGTTACAAGGAAATACGAAGGGAACGACAGAATTGAACACGGGAAAATATCAGCTCTATTGCTTGGAATGGGCCGGTGGAGCTAGAACGGCCTTGGGATTAAGACAATTGCCGATGGTGGGACAGTCTAATTTCCGGGATCTGGGAGGTTATAAAACGAAGGATGGACGCCGGGTGAAGTGGGGATTGGTGTTCCGTTCAGGAAAATGTAACAGTCTCACGGAAGATGATTTAGCGTATTTGGCAACGATCCCCTTAAAGACTGTGATCGATTTCCGTTCAAGTAGCGAACAAGAGGCAGAACCGGATAAGGTTCCCACGACAACTGTGAATTGTATTAATTATCCGATCGAACCCGGAAATTTGTCTTCCATTGATGTTTCGGATGTTATCAGAAGAGGGGGTGTGGAGGGGGCTAAACAATATCTGGTAGACGGGAACCGGGAGTTTGTAATCAGTTTTCAGGCAGAATACAAATCTTTCTTCAAGACGTTGATGGAGGCAGACAAGACTCCGTTAATGTTCCATTGCACGGCTGGAAAGGATCGGGCCGGATTTGCGGCAGCCTTGTTTTTGGCAGCTTTAGGTGTTGACCGAGAAACGATCATTGAAGACTATATGTTGACAAATGAGTTGACGGGTGTGACGATGGAGGCAATGAAAGCTCTATACGGGGATAATAAGATGGCAGAATGTATGTATTATATTAGTTCCGTGCAGAAAGAGTATATCGAAATGGCATTAACCACGATAGACGAGAATTATGGCGGAATGGATAAGTTTTTAGTGCAGCAGTTGGGGGTGGATGTGGAGAAACTTCGTAAGTTGTATCTGTATTAG
- a CDS encoding DUF1848 domain-containing protein, translated as MIISASRRTDIPSFYSTWFFNRVREKHVLVPNPFNPKQISRVRLTPDVVDCIVFWTKNPTPMLDKLNHLKEFKYYFQFTLNAYGKEIETNLPSFEQRIDTFKRLSDLIGKEKVIWRYDPILTNETYNTDFHKTTFFKIATQLKDHTEKCMISFIDYYKHIRPSLSSQNIHPLTLEEIREMAYSFRQSISSTPIQLNTCTRKVDLSDMGIPAGMCIDRELIERLTGYPISAQKDKNQRDVCRCIESIDIGSYDTCFNGCLYCYANTAKHKPFRNLQKHDPASPKLIGQVNDDDIIKDRAMYSLRRDPTLF; from the coding sequence ATGATCATCAGTGCAAGCAGAAGAACAGACATCCCTTCATTCTACTCAACATGGTTTTTTAACCGTGTTCGGGAGAAACACGTTCTTGTTCCGAACCCCTTCAACCCGAAACAAATCAGCCGGGTCAGACTAACGCCAGACGTGGTGGACTGTATTGTATTCTGGACCAAAAATCCGACTCCGATGCTTGATAAACTTAACCATCTAAAAGAGTTCAAATATTACTTTCAATTCACACTTAACGCTTACGGAAAAGAAATTGAAACCAATCTACCTTCTTTCGAACAAAGAATAGACACCTTCAAACGCCTCTCCGACCTCATCGGGAAAGAAAAGGTCATCTGGCGTTACGACCCGATCTTGACAAACGAAACCTATAACACGGATTTTCACAAAACTACTTTCTTCAAAATTGCCACACAGCTCAAAGATCACACCGAAAAATGCATGATTAGCTTTATTGACTATTACAAACATATCCGTCCATCTCTCTCTTCCCAGAATATACACCCGCTTACACTGGAAGAGATTCGGGAAATGGCATATTCTTTCCGGCAGTCCATCTCCTCGACCCCAATTCAACTAAACACCTGTACCCGGAAAGTAGACCTTTCCGATATGGGAATTCCTGCCGGAATGTGTATTGACCGGGAATTAATAGAAAGACTCACAGGCTACCCGATTTCCGCACAGAAAGATAAAAACCAACGAGACGTTTGTCGCTGTATTGAAAGTATAGACATCGGCTCCTACGACACCTGTTTCAATGGCTGCCTCTATTGTTATGCTAACACAGCCAAACACAAACCGTTCCGTAACCTACAAAAGCATGATCCCGCCTCCCCGAAACTCATTGGACAGGTAAACGATGACGACATCATAAAAGATCGAGCCATGTATAGCCTCAGACGTGATCCCACGTTATTCTGA
- a CDS encoding VOC family protein gives MEVKGRFDHFNFNVLDLDKSIRFYEEALGLKEVRRMEASDGSFILVYMGEEKTGFLLELTWLRDRKEPYDLGEGEFHLCMRVPGDYDAVRAYHKQMDCVCYENTDMGLYFISDPDGYWIEILPEQK, from the coding sequence ATGGAAGTAAAGGGTAGATTTGATCATTTCAATTTTAATGTACTTGATTTGGATAAGAGTATTCGCTTTTACGAGGAAGCGTTGGGATTAAAGGAGGTACGCCGGATGGAGGCTTCGGATGGTTCGTTTATTTTGGTGTATATGGGGGAAGAGAAGACGGGTTTTCTATTGGAATTAACTTGGTTGAGGGATCGCAAGGAACCCTATGATCTAGGAGAAGGGGAGTTTCATCTCTGTATGCGTGTTCCCGGAGACTATGATGCTGTCCGAGCCTATCATAAGCAGATGGATTGTGTGTGCTACGAGAACACGGACATGGGACTCTATTTTATCAGTGATCCGGATGGTTATTGGATAGAGATTTTGCCGGAGCAAAAATAA
- a CDS encoding DUF4261 domain-containing protein — MDDQQKDQKVFRQNLDEKGSFQTLFQIYLLFTEKGTRPDGKKIQKALLSKFEKVDIVANVKDSLSTFAIWKYIVEYKDKQRLPAQVLMSDFENFDGNNIDLMQRSQLWDCPEKDEILANCKYKIMLSDFMASGLPYKERCAMLTEWLETTLELFPDCVAVWTPSSGKLLTREQVLNNPWAAPTRFLHFGMNIRLFNIQNTNDMMVDTLGLYAIGLPDIQYHFHDLDPNAVVNHAYNATAYIFDTDASIKDGETIDGISEQGIDRSIQWKCQYERSLIQPDREVMDICPGQYAAGARE; from the coding sequence ATGGACGATCAACAAAAAGATCAGAAAGTATTTCGCCAAAACCTAGATGAAAAAGGAAGTTTCCAGACGCTATTCCAAATATATTTATTATTTACCGAAAAAGGTACCCGCCCCGACGGGAAGAAGATCCAAAAGGCATTATTATCCAAATTCGAAAAGGTAGATATAGTAGCCAACGTGAAGGATTCCCTCTCAACTTTTGCTATCTGGAAATACATCGTGGAATACAAGGATAAGCAACGCCTGCCCGCACAAGTATTGATGTCCGACTTCGAAAACTTCGACGGAAACAATATCGACTTGATGCAACGCAGCCAGCTATGGGATTGCCCGGAAAAAGACGAGATTCTCGCCAATTGCAAATATAAAATCATGCTTTCCGACTTCATGGCTTCCGGTCTCCCTTATAAAGAACGTTGTGCCATGTTAACGGAATGGCTGGAAACTACCCTCGAACTATTTCCGGACTGTGTTGCCGTGTGGACTCCCTCAAGCGGCAAACTGCTAACCCGTGAACAGGTTTTAAACAACCCGTGGGCCGCTCCCACACGATTTCTTCATTTCGGGATGAACATCCGTCTTTTCAACATACAAAACACGAACGACATGATGGTGGACACGCTCGGGCTATACGCTATCGGTTTACCCGACATCCAATACCATTTCCACGATTTGGATCCTAACGCCGTGGTTAACCATGCCTACAACGCCACGGCATACATTTTCGACACGGACGCTTCTATCAAGGACGGGGAAACCATCGACGGGATCTCGGAACAAGGTATTGACCGCAGCATACAATGGAAATGCCAATACGAACGATCCCTCATCCAACCCGACCGGGAAGTCATGGACATCTGTCCCGGACAATACGCAGCAGGCGCAAGGGAATAA